In Aequorivita sp. H23M31, a single window of DNA contains:
- a CDS encoding MgtC/SapB family protein, translating to MQTEEYLNELLGPYMLGVLISLCIGLILGLEREYDKRKDEGGSAGIRTFPIVTLLGYVMGHLSATFSSWFLIVGMGSLILFLGIGQVLKTRAEISWGITTNLALIATFLLGLMVSQELYRDSVATAVIVVTLLSLKTTFRSIIQNITHQELFAFIKFVIIALLILPFLPNVDYGPNGLLNPFEIGSIVVIVSFLNFIGYFLVKFVGSRKGILLTAILGGLISSTAVAWNYAARSKENPELSREYSAGIVVASAIMFPRLLLIAAIFNTAIVIKLAIPMLLLTLICLIPGILFIRKNSANADTQIDLGNPLNMLNALTFTAVFIGILYAVHYGNAYFGESGLYYSSLIAGLADTTAITISMAKFAAIGENLNLSASVIVAATLSNTVVKMGIAIFRGTKTTARLVGYVFGSLIIVGTIYILIVS from the coding sequence ATGCAAACGGAAGAATATCTTAATGAATTATTAGGACCCTATATGTTAGGGGTTCTTATCAGTCTTTGTATCGGACTTATTCTGGGACTTGAACGAGAATATGATAAGAGAAAGGATGAGGGAGGCTCGGCGGGAATCCGAACCTTTCCCATTGTAACCCTATTGGGATATGTAATGGGCCACCTGTCCGCAACTTTTAGTTCTTGGTTTTTAATTGTAGGAATGGGATCCCTAATTTTATTTTTGGGAATTGGACAGGTCCTAAAAACGCGAGCGGAGATTAGTTGGGGTATTACCACCAATCTTGCTCTTATTGCCACTTTTCTTTTGGGACTGATGGTATCTCAGGAGCTATACCGTGATTCTGTGGCAACGGCTGTAATAGTAGTGACCTTATTATCTTTAAAAACTACCTTTCGATCCATCATCCAGAACATTACCCACCAAGAACTTTTCGCTTTTATAAAGTTCGTTATTATCGCACTTTTAATTCTTCCTTTTTTGCCGAATGTTGATTATGGTCCAAATGGATTATTGAATCCATTTGAAATCGGCAGCATTGTTGTAATCGTTTCCTTTTTAAATTTTATTGGTTATTTCCTGGTGAAATTCGTAGGATCGCGAAAAGGAATTTTATTGACCGCGATATTAGGAGGATTAATTTCCAGCACGGCAGTTGCTTGGAATTATGCTGCCAGAAGTAAGGAAAATCCTGAATTGTCCAGAGAATATAGTGCTGGGATTGTTGTGGCATCGGCTATAATGTTTCCACGTCTTCTTTTGATCGCCGCAATATTCAACACTGCAATTGTTATAAAACTTGCCATCCCAATGTTGCTTCTAACGCTGATCTGTTTGATTCCGGGGATACTATTTATTCGAAAAAATTCAGCTAATGCAGATACCCAAATTGATTTGGGCAACCCTCTTAATATGTTGAATGCGCTTACTTTTACAGCTGTTTTTATCGGTATTCTCTATGCTGTACATTATGGTAATGCCTATTTTGGGGAAAGCGGACTTTACTACTCGTCGTTAATCGCAGGATTGGCAGATACAACGGCCATTACAATAAGTATGGCAAAATTTGCGGCTATAGGAGAGAATCTAAATCTATCAGCCTCCGTGATCGTGGCCGCCACCCTTAGCAACACCGTGGTGAAAATGGGAATTGCTATTTTTAGAGGGACGAAAACCACGGCTCGACTGGTGGGCTATGTGTTTGGATCGCTCATTATAGTTGGGACAATCTATATTCTCATAGTTAGCTAA
- a CDS encoding protein-disulfide reductase DsbD family protein translates to MKKFFLFLLFATISLTAVHSQILDPVEWSTSIKKISETEYDLISKATIDNKWHLYSQVVPKDGPLPTVLTFEENNAYKRIGKVKEDKGITEHDPVFDMVITYFEHTATFTQRIKLTGDKGTTVKGEVEFMVCDDTNCLPPSYVDLVFKIPDPAPGSASAATNETAVNTDKSEPDGIATTEVDTDSVQDADTQKSDVVGASDDTSKEGSKAALEQNKKHEKKGLWTIFIVAFLFGFTALLTPCIFPMIPMTVSFFTKQSKTRAVGIKNAIFYSIAIIVIYVFLGAVVTWFFGADALNALSTNVWFNFIFFLLILFFAFSFLGAYEITLPSSWATKADKQADRGGMIGIFFMALALAIVSFSCTGPIIGYLLVEAASKGGIAPFVGMFGFSLALALPFGMFAAFPGWMNSLPKSGGWLNTVKVFLGFLELALAFKFLSNADLVLQLHWLEREVFLAIWVAIFGMMALYLFGKIQLPHDSPVTNLSVGRASLGILVLAFTIYLIPGLWGAPLKLISGFPPPMQYSESPYGVGYTKESRGGGVSNAQEFPEGAHLGPQDIIAFKDYDTGVAYAKKVNKPILLDFTGFACVNCRKMEERVWSEPQILNLLKDEVVLVSLYVDDKRPLPDGEAITSQISGKKLRYIGQKWSEFQILKYEANAQPFYVLMDHDESNLIEPVGYTPNGDEYLAWLRKGVDAFKTRHQ, encoded by the coding sequence ATGAAAAAATTTTTCCTATTTCTTCTTTTTGCTACAATCTCTTTAACTGCGGTCCATTCGCAGATTCTCGATCCAGTAGAATGGTCAACCAGCATAAAAAAAATATCTGAAACCGAGTACGATCTCATTTCAAAAGCAACCATTGATAACAAATGGCATTTATACTCGCAAGTAGTTCCCAAAGATGGACCGTTGCCAACTGTACTTACTTTTGAAGAAAACAATGCATACAAACGTATAGGAAAAGTAAAGGAAGATAAAGGAATTACCGAGCACGATCCTGTATTCGATATGGTAATTACCTATTTTGAGCATACTGCCACTTTCACCCAAAGAATCAAATTAACCGGAGATAAGGGCACGACCGTAAAAGGAGAGGTAGAATTTATGGTTTGTGACGATACCAATTGTTTGCCACCTTCCTATGTGGATCTAGTCTTTAAAATTCCTGACCCTGCGCCCGGCTCTGCTAGTGCAGCAACCAACGAAACAGCGGTTAATACCGATAAATCTGAACCCGATGGCATTGCGACAACGGAGGTCGATACTGACAGCGTTCAGGACGCCGATACCCAAAAAAGTGATGTTGTAGGAGCTTCGGACGATACCTCTAAAGAAGGCTCCAAAGCTGCTCTTGAACAGAACAAAAAACACGAAAAAAAGGGCTTGTGGACTATTTTTATTGTGGCTTTCCTTTTCGGGTTTACGGCGTTGTTGACTCCCTGTATTTTCCCCATGATTCCGATGACCGTTAGCTTTTTTACCAAACAAAGTAAAACACGGGCGGTTGGCATAAAGAATGCCATTTTTTACAGTATTGCTATTATCGTAATTTATGTTTTTCTAGGTGCTGTGGTTACTTGGTTTTTTGGTGCAGACGCCCTGAATGCACTTTCTACCAATGTATGGTTTAACTTTATTTTCTTCCTGTTAATCCTGTTTTTTGCCTTTTCTTTTTTAGGAGCATACGAAATAACCTTACCTAGTTCATGGGCCACTAAAGCCGATAAGCAAGCAGATAGAGGAGGAATGATCGGAATCTTTTTTATGGCGCTTGCGCTTGCAATCGTTTCTTTCTCCTGTACTGGTCCGATTATAGGATATCTTTTAGTGGAAGCTGCTTCTAAAGGCGGGATTGCCCCCTTTGTTGGTATGTTTGGCTTCTCATTGGCATTAGCCTTACCTTTTGGAATGTTTGCTGCATTTCCGGGATGGATGAATTCCTTGCCCAAATCTGGTGGATGGCTTAATACAGTGAAGGTCTTTCTTGGATTCTTGGAATTGGCACTTGCATTCAAATTCCTATCCAACGCCGATCTTGTACTACAACTTCACTGGTTGGAGCGCGAAGTTTTTCTTGCAATTTGGGTCGCTATCTTCGGTATGATGGCTCTTTATCTCTTCGGGAAAATCCAGTTACCTCACGATTCACCCGTAACAAATCTTTCAGTGGGACGTGCTAGCCTTGGTATTTTGGTTTTGGCATTTACTATTTATTTGATCCCAGGACTTTGGGGAGCACCTTTAAAATTAATTAGCGGTTTCCCACCTCCAATGCAGTATAGCGAATCGCCTTATGGAGTTGGATATACTAAAGAAAGCCGTGGTGGAGGAGTTTCGAATGCGCAAGAATTTCCAGAAGGCGCCCATTTAGGTCCCCAGGATATTATAGCCTTTAAAGATTATGATACAGGCGTTGCCTACGCCAAAAAAGTAAATAAGCCCATTTTGCTAGATTTCACTGGATTCGCCTGCGTTAATTGTAGAAAAATGGAGGAACGCGTATGGAGCGAACCCCAGATATTGAATCTGCTAAAAGATGAAGTAGTATTGGTATCCCTTTATGTTGATGATAAACGCCCACTTCCTGATGGAGAAGCAATTACCTCTCAAATCTCTGGCAAAAAACTTCGTTACATTGGCCAAAAATGGAGCGAGTTCCAAATTCTGAAATATGAGGCAAATGCACAGCCCTTCTACGTGCTGATGGACCATGATGAAAGCAACCTAATTGAGCCGGTAGGATATACGCCAAATGGTGATGAATATCTAGCTTGGTTACGAAAAGGAGTTGACGCTTTTAAGACAAGACACCAATAA